A genomic segment from Nicotiana sylvestris chromosome 1, ASM39365v2, whole genome shotgun sequence encodes:
- the LOC138875929 gene encoding uncharacterized protein, with the protein MDHLAENPIGGEYEPLNTYFPDEEVSFVREDITETYDDWRMFFDGDLNFKRVGIEAVLVSETGSREWATKNTKILPYLYYVQELMKRFTKIEFKHVSRIQNEFVDTLSTLSSMIQHPYKNFIDPIPVGIHNQPAYCTHVEEETDGNPWFHDIKEYLAKG; encoded by the exons ATGGATCATCtggcagaaaatcctataggaggagaatacgaaccgcTGAatacgtattttcccgatgaagaagtatcatttgtaaGGGAAGATATCACCGAAACCTATGAcgattggagaatgttctttgatggggattTAAATTTCAAAAGAGTGGGTATTGAAGCTGTTTTGGTATCAGAGACAG GTTCTAGGGAGTGGGCTACAAAGAATACCAAAATATTACCGTATCTGTACTATGTGCAAGAATTGatgaagagattcacaaagatagagttcaaacatgtttcgagaatccagaatgagtttgtaGATACATTGTCTACTctatcttccatgatacaacacccatacaagaatttcatcgaccCTATTCCAGTAGGGATCCATAATCAACCAGCTTATTGcactcatgttgaagaagaaacggatgggaatccgtggttccatgatatcaaagaatacttggcaaaaggataG
- the LOC104226148 gene encoding uncharacterized protein gives MYHGTSTDAANDSANIVENEGKDNEEKLVTTIIEKAPIWVGSAFSISSNLFMIDDQYGRELAQNFEAMSCMLSACTYDQLLNRGIFSHLNNFGLADLVLPLYPFPPDHFGLDFPFDPGSNFLTTYLVITRNYIVNMGLVLSRDLGSKSESCRNTTLLLGNYGLPFVFNEGEGTVITYGDEENSRIVVVQGFSYCSERAGHNLIENEMNKLLWNSNDIFIMAGIRLMHKNIFPLFDPSEFSYRRERNNMKEVTRNIHPWPPKLLKPPFSAFLLVLLNKVVYSVELQTSLEHCAMDSRIDKLNNAVTSQMVPTTEDNLNSIIIQRDCGKIANGLAIVGALRCDFLDALATRFKHHSNAYDSYHRIHVHEGHSLKCEPHAALQKLSFPQGCRFINFAQAQGVSLLALAGEAPLPFLESCEGIEAVCFYFSDSDIATLQQDFDPGGVHQEMKCYLFQDNDDNKANPLQCNTRSSAQQALPSGYFFVGQASTWCCDEFSILLPRTTKVKCLSDDGCWITFSLLDVPLYHA, from the exons ATGTATCATGGCACTTCGACTGATGCGGCAAATGATAGTGCTAACATCGTTGAAAATGAAGGCAAGGATAATGAAGAGAAACTTGTTACTACAATCATAGAGAAGGCTCCAATATGGGTTGGTTCTGCGTTCTCTATTTCCAGTAACCTATTCATGATTGATGATCAATATGGACGTGAGCTAGCCCAAAACTTTGAGGCAATGTCTTGTATGCTTTCAGCTTGCACTTACGACCAACTTCTAAACAGAGGTATATTTAGTCACTTAAATAACTTTGGTCTTGCTGATCTTGTCTTGCCTTTGTATCCATTTCCACCTGATCATTTTGGATTAGACTTTCCTTTTGATCCTGGATCGAATTTTCTTACCACATACCTTGTAATTACAAGAAATTATATAGTGAATATGGGTCTTGTTCTTAGTAGAGATCTGGGGTCGAAGAGTGAATCTTGTCGGAATACCACTCTTCTTCTTGGAAACTATGGGCTTCCTTTTGTCTTTAACGAAGGTGAAGGTACAGTAATAACATACGGGGATGAGGAGAACTCCAGAATTGTCGTGGTTCAGGGGTTTTCTTATTGTTCTGAAAGAGCAGGGCACAATTTGATTGAAAATGAAATGAATAAATTATTGTGGAATAGTAATGATATCTTCATTATGGCTGGAATCAGATTGATGCATAAGAATATATTCCCTCTTTTTGATCCCAGTGAATTTAGCTATCGCAGAGAGAGAAATAATATGAAGGAAGTAACTAGAAACATTCATCCTTGGCCTCCAAAACTCCTGAAACCGCCTTTCTCTGCCTTCCTATTGGTTTTGCTAAACAAAGTCGTGTACTCTGTTGAACTGCAAACAAGTCTGGAGCATTGCGCTATGGATTCACGAATTGACAAATTGAACAATGCTGTTACGAGCCAAATGGTTCCAACAACTGAAGATAATTTGAACTCGATAATTATCCAGCGTGATTGTGGGAAGATCGCGAATGGACTAGCAATTGTTGGTGCTCTAAGGTGCGACTTTCTTGATGCGTTGGCAACTAGATTTAAGCATCACTCAAACGCCTATGACTCGTACCATCGGATTCATGTTCATGAGGGACATTCTCTCAAGTGTGAGCCTCATGCGGCATTGCAGAAGCTCAGTTTTCCACAAGGATGCCGATTCATCAACTTTGCTCAAGCACAAGGAGTTAGTTTATTGGCTTTGGCAGGAGAAGCACCTTTGCCATTCCTGG AAAGCTGTGAGGGCATAGAGGCAGTTTGTTTTTATTTCAGTGACTCGGACATCGCAACTCTGCAGCAAGATTTTGATCCAGGTGGAGTTCACCAAGAAATGAAATGTTATCTCTTTCAGGACAATGATGATAATAAAGCCAACCCGCTACAATGTAACACAAGAAGCAGTGCCCAACAAGCTCTTCCTTCTGGATATTTTTTTGTTGGTCAAGCTTCAACATGGTGTTGTGATGAGTTCTCCATTTTGCTTCCACGTACAACTAAAGTGAAGTGCCTAAGCGATGATGGTTGTTGGATCACTTTTTCTCTATTGGATGTTCCACTTTATCATGCTTGA